The Arcobacter sp. F155 genome includes a region encoding these proteins:
- a CDS encoding GGDEF domain-containing protein — translation MNINKKVSLLFIIIFIFSFVLISFIVKSRVVNIESIEEKITINNVKKVQSILNNYYEKVENISYEYSTHDLLLNYIKNNDTQSLNSFFINKPDFMKKLNLSYFILLDENKKPLISKYYDLSSEEQMAVPEELFSFLNKTSFDELSLSSKNRYLTLNFEKVLFSFEKVLVNNEVAGYVFTGRAINSSFLTKISDTIGDYASLVSNYEVDDFSKISFENDVIDYKIKVQDDEKLFYYLKFYDVLEKENFYIRFQNSRDVYNNMIVELKYILFLFLGMFFLTMIVFFIFINKLFVNRINYIANIVKKVSLNETLKYQLRVSYDDEISYLIRKINEMFRVINAQQDLTLKKERDFLQSVLDTQQNIIMITDGKEIQSVNRKFKEIFFNTDNFLENIALIDNKTKANFMAVAKRYNNKDMPAKFKLIDDQEKYFTFQVSKLDIRKYLICMNDVSTLNHKINHLTFKASTDELTSVYNKATITNYAKRWLEDKDFSMIIFDIDFFKKINDTYGHYVGDCILKELAKLISKEISKDDILGRFGGEEFLLLIDDTSSVNIIKIANRIRKVVEKEIFEIDEHKIQVTISMGCTVCIYDEKFETVYKRADEALYEAKKTGRNKVVFY, via the coding sequence ATGAATATAAATAAAAAAGTTTCACTTCTTTTTATAATAATCTTTATTTTCTCTTTTGTTCTAATCTCTTTTATTGTTAAAAGTAGGGTTGTAAATATTGAAAGTATAGAAGAGAAAATTACTATTAACAATGTAAAAAAAGTTCAAAGTATATTAAACAATTATTATGAAAAAGTAGAAAATATAAGCTATGAGTATTCAACTCATGATTTACTATTAAACTATATAAAAAACAATGATACTCAATCATTAAATAGTTTTTTTATAAACAAACCTGACTTTATGAAAAAACTAAATCTATCGTATTTTATTTTGCTTGATGAAAATAAAAAACCACTAATATCAAAATATTATGATTTAAGTTCAGAAGAGCAAATGGCTGTTCCTGAAGAACTTTTCTCTTTTTTAAATAAAACAAGTTTTGATGAACTCTCTTTATCTAGTAAAAATAGATATTTAACCTTAAATTTTGAAAAAGTATTATTTAGTTTTGAAAAGGTTTTAGTAAACAACGAAGTAGCGGGTTATGTCTTTACCGGTAGAGCTATTAATTCTTCTTTTTTGACTAAAATAAGTGATACTATAGGTGATTATGCAAGTTTAGTTAGCAATTATGAAGTAGATGATTTTAGTAAAATAAGTTTTGAAAATGATGTAATTGATTATAAGATAAAAGTTCAAGATGATGAAAAGCTATTTTACTATTTAAAGTTTTATGATGTTCTAGAAAAAGAAAACTTCTATATAAGATTCCAAAATAGTAGAGATGTTTACAATAATATGATTGTAGAGCTAAAATATATTCTATTTTTGTTTTTAGGAATGTTTTTTCTAACAATGATTGTGTTTTTTATTTTTATAAATAAACTTTTTGTAAATAGAATTAATTATATTGCAAATATCGTAAAGAAAGTATCTTTAAATGAGACATTAAAATATCAGTTAAGAGTTAGCTATGATGATGAAATCTCCTATTTAATTAGAAAAATAAATGAGATGTTCCGTGTGATAAATGCTCAACAAGATTTAACTTTAAAAAAAGAGAGAGACTTCTTACAGTCTGTTCTTGATACCCAACAAAATATTATTATGATAACTGATGGAAAAGAGATACAAAGTGTTAATAGAAAGTTTAAAGAGATATTTTTTAATACAGACAATTTTTTAGAAAATATTGCATTAATAGATAATAAAACAAAAGCAAACTTTATGGCAGTTGCAAAAAGGTACAACAATAAAGATATGCCAGCGAAGTTCAAACTAATAGATGACCAAGAGAAGTACTTTACTTTTCAAGTTTCTAAGTTAGATATTAGAAAGTATTTAATTTGTATGAATGATGTATCAACACTAAATCATAAAATAAATCATTTAACTTTTAAAGCAAGTACAGATGAACTAACAAGTGTTTATAATAAAGCTACAATAACTAACTATGCAAAAAGATGGCTTGAAGATAAAGACTTCTCTATGATTATCTTTGATATTGACTTCTTTAAAAAAATCAATGATACTTATGGACACTATGTTGGGGATTGCATTTTAAAAGAACTGGCAAAACTTATCTCTAAAGAGATATCAAAAGATGATATTTTAGGAAGATTTGGTGGTGAAGAGTTTTTACTTTTAATTGACGATACTTCAAGTGTAAATATTATAAAAATAGCAAACAGAATAAGAAAAGTCGTAGAAAAAGAGATTTTTGAAATAGATGAACATAAGATTCAAGTTACTATTTCAATGGGATGTACAGTATGTATATACGATGAAAAGTTTGAAACTGTATATAAAAGAGCAGATGAAGCTTTATATGAGGCGAAAAAAACAGGAAGAAATAAAGTTGTATTCTATTAA